Proteins co-encoded in one Marmota flaviventris isolate mMarFla1 chromosome 9, mMarFla1.hap1, whole genome shotgun sequence genomic window:
- the Jrkl gene encoding jerky protein homolog-like translates to MSGKRKRVVLTIKDKLDIIKKLEDGGSSKQLAVIYGIGETTVRDIRKNKEKIITYASSSDSTSLLAKRKSMKPSMYEELDRAMLEWFNQQRARGNPISGPICAKRAEFFFYALGMDGDFNPSAGWLTRFKQRHSIREINIRNERLNGDETAVEDFCNSFRDFIEQENLHPEQIYNADETGLFWKCLPSRTSVVKGKCTIPGHKSVEERVTIMCCANATGLHKLKLCVVGKAKKPRSFKSTDTLNLPVSYFSQKGAWMDLSIFRQWFDKIFVPQVREYLRSKGLQEKAVLLLDNSPTHPNENVLRSDDGQIFAKYLPPNVASLIQPLDQGVIAAMKRNYRAGLLQNNLEEGNDLKSFWKKLTLLDALYEISMAWNLIKPVSISRAWKQILPHVEEKEGLDFDEEDISVGTVATILQHTKGLENVTTENIEKWLEIDSTEPGYEVLTDSEIIRRAQGQTDESSENEEEEIELIPEKHINHAAALQWTESLLDYLEQQGDMILPDRLVIRKLRATIRNKQKMTNSSQ, encoded by the coding sequence ATGTCAGGGAAACGGAAGCGAGTGGTGTTGACTATTAAAGATAAGCTTGATATAATAAAGAAACTTGAAGATGGAGGTTCTTCCAAGCAACTGGCCGTGATTTATGGAATTGGCGAAACAACAGTTCGGGatataaggaaaaataaggaaaagattaTAACTTATGCAAGCAGTTCTGATTCCACAAGTCTTTTGGCCAAGAGGAAATCTATGAAGCCATCCATGTATGAGGAACTGGACAGAGCAATGCTGGAATGGTTCAACCAGCAGAGAGCTAGAGGGAATCCCATATCTGGACCAATCTGTGCAAAAAGGGCTGAGTTCTTCTTTTATGCTTTGGGAATGGATGGTGATTTTAACCCCTCTGCTGGTTGGTTAACTCGTTTTAAGCAACGGCACAGCATTAGAGAGATTAACATTAGAAATGAAAGATTAAATGGAGATGAGACTGCTGTGGAAGATTTTTGTAATAGTTTTCGAGATTTTATTGAGCAAGAGAATTTGCACCCTGAACAGATCTACAATGCGGATGAAACTGGACTTTTTTGGAAGTGCTTACCTTCTAGGACTTCAGTAGTCAAAGGTAAATGCACTATCCCTGGACACAAGTCAGTTGAAGAAAGAGTCACTATCATGTGTTGTGCCAATGCAACAGGTTTACACAAACTTAAACTCTGTGTTGTGGGCAAAGCAAAGAAACCTCGCTCTTTCAAATCAACTGACACTTTAAACCTCCCAGTCTCTTATTTCAGCCAAAAAGGTGCATGGATGGATCTTTCCATTTTCCGACAATGGTTTGATAAGATTTTTGTGCCACAGGTTCGAGAGTACTTAAGATCTAAAGGCTTGCAAGAAAAGGCTGTGCTATTATTGGATAACTCACCAACACATCCAAATGAAAATGTCTTAAGATCAGATGATGGccaaatatttgccaaatatcTGCCACCTAATGTGGCTTCATTGATTCAGCCCTTGGATCAGGGAGTTATAGCAGCAATGAAGAGAAACTATCGTGCTGGTCTTCTCCAAAACAACTTGGAAGAAGGAAATGACCTGAAGTCATTCTGGAAGAAACTAACTCTGCTTGATGCACTTTATGAAATATCAATGGCGTGGAACTTAATAAAACCAGTATCCATTAGCAGAGCTTGGAAACAGATTCTTCCTcatgtagaagagaaagaaggctTGGATTTTGATGAAGAAGATATTTCTGTGGGTACTGTGGCCACCATTTTGCAGCATACCAAAGGATTGGAAAATGTGACTACTGAGAATATTGAAAAATGGCTTGAAATAGACAGTACTGAACCAGGCTATGAAGTATTAACTGACAGTGAAATCATCAGAAGAGCACAAGGTCAGACAGATGAATCCAGTGAAAAcgaggaagaagaaatagaactaaTTCCAGAGAAACATATAAATCATGCAGCTGCTCTTCAATGGACTGAAAGTTTATTGGATTATCTAGAACAACAGGGTGATATGATTCTACCTGATAGACTGGTAATACGTAAACTTCGAGCCACCATCAGAAATAAACAGAAGATGACAAATTCTAGCCAATaa